The following are encoded together in the Syntrophorhabdaceae bacterium genome:
- a CDS encoding heavy metal response regulator transcription factor, translated as MKILVVEDEKKVANFVKKGLQEEGYVVDAVHDGEEGLARALDDTYDLIILDIYLPKKDGLAVLTALRQEKSAVPVLLLTVRATIEDKVLGLDSGADDYLTKPFIFQELLARVRALLRRRGSENSPALQVADLLLDPMSRTVTRGGRAIELTTKEFALLELLMRNPGRVLTRTSIIDRVWNYDFDTETNVVDVYVNYLRRKVDTGRDVKLIHTVRGVGYVLKEGQE; from the coding sequence GTGAAGATACTTGTTGTGGAGGATGAAAAAAAGGTCGCCAATTTCGTGAAGAAAGGCCTTCAGGAAGAGGGGTACGTGGTGGATGCAGTCCATGACGGTGAGGAAGGCCTTGCGCGGGCCCTCGACGACACCTACGACCTCATTATTCTCGATATCTACCTGCCTAAAAAAGACGGTCTCGCGGTGCTGACTGCCCTTAGGCAGGAGAAATCGGCCGTCCCCGTCCTTCTCCTTACGGTGAGGGCCACAATTGAGGACAAGGTACTGGGTCTTGATTCCGGGGCGGACGATTACCTCACCAAGCCCTTTATCTTCCAGGAGCTTCTCGCCCGGGTGAGGGCCCTTCTCAGACGCCGCGGCAGCGAGAACTCCCCGGCCCTGCAGGTTGCCGATCTGCTCCTCGATCCGATGAGTCGCACCGTGACGAGAGGAGGCCGCGCCATAGAGCTTACAACGAAAGAGTTCGCCCTCCTCGAATTGCTCATGCGTAACCCCGGCAGGGTCCTCACGAGGACCTCGATCATCGATCGGGTCTGGAACTATGACTTCGATACGGAAACCAACGTGGTGGACGTATACGTAAATTACCTGAGGCGAAAAGTGGACACGGGCAGGGACGTGAAGCTCATCCATACGGTTCGGGGTGTGGGCTATGTGCTGAAGGAGGGGCAGGAGTGA
- a CDS encoding pyridoxal phosphate-dependent aminotransferase, which yields MKSNKMDNICYEIRGPLLKEAKRLEDEGYTIIKLNSGNPPAFGINAPDEIIHDLTVNIRSAQAYGDSKGLFAARKAIMQQCQVRGIEDVGIEDIFVGNGVSEMIMMAMQALLDNGDEMLVPSPDYPLWTAAVTLSGGTAVHYVCDESSDWYPDIKDMESKITPKTRGIVIINPNNPTGAVYPPELLLKIVEMAERHDLIIFSDEIYDQILYDGAEHVPLASLSNDVFFVTFNGLSKSHRIPGVRAGWMIVSGKKTHAQDYITEGLDVLSNMRMCGNMAAQLIIQTALGGYQSLKQLISPGGRLFEQRKAAYESFNSIPGITCVKPMGALYIFPKVDVEKFGIYDDQKFLLDFLIEKKVLMVQGTGFNWHAPDHFRVVFLPTVEEIKAVAERMADFLEDYRQ from the coding sequence GTGAAATCTAATAAAATGGATAATATATGTTACGAGATCAGGGGACCCCTTCTCAAAGAGGCGAAACGGCTCGAGGATGAAGGGTATACGATTATAAAGCTCAACAGCGGAAATCCCCCTGCCTTCGGGATCAATGCGCCGGATGAGATAATCCACGATCTGACGGTCAATATACGGTCTGCCCAGGCGTACGGGGACTCGAAGGGCCTTTTTGCGGCACGGAAGGCAATCATGCAGCAGTGCCAGGTGCGAGGGATTGAAGACGTGGGGATCGAGGACATTTTCGTGGGCAACGGGGTCTCGGAGATGATCATGATGGCCATGCAGGCCCTCCTCGATAATGGCGATGAAATGCTCGTGCCTTCTCCGGACTATCCCCTCTGGACCGCGGCAGTGACCCTGTCCGGCGGCACTGCGGTCCATTACGTGTGCGACGAATCGTCCGACTGGTATCCCGATATCAAGGATATGGAATCGAAGATTACCCCGAAAACCCGGGGCATCGTCATCATCAACCCGAATAACCCCACCGGCGCGGTCTATCCGCCCGAACTGCTGCTCAAGATCGTCGAGATGGCGGAAAGACATGACCTCATCATCTTTTCCGATGAAATATACGACCAGATCCTCTATGACGGGGCCGAGCACGTGCCCCTCGCCTCCCTTTCCAACGACGTCTTTTTCGTGACCTTCAACGGCTTGTCGAAATCCCATCGTATTCCGGGAGTGAGGGCAGGGTGGATGATCGTGAGCGGGAAGAAGACCCATGCCCAGGATTACATCACGGAGGGCCTCGACGTGCTCTCGAACATGAGGATGTGCGGCAATATGGCGGCCCAGCTTATTATCCAGACCGCCCTCGGCGGCTACCAAAGCTTAAAGCAGCTCATCTCCCCGGGAGGCAGGCTTTTCGAGCAGAGGAAGGCCGCGTACGAGTCTTTCAACTCCATACCCGGCATCACGTGTGTAAAACCGATGGGCGCCCTCTATATTTTCCCTAAAGTGGATGTGGAGAAGTTCGGCATTTACGACGATCAAAAATTTCTCCTCGATTTTCTCATCGAGAAGAAAGTGCTCATGGTACAGGGGACGGGATTCAACTGGCATGCCCCCGACCATTTCCGCGTGGTCTTTCTGCCTACCGTGGAGGAGATAAAGGCAGTGGCCGAGCGGATGGCCGATTTCCTGGAAGACTACAGGCAATAG